The following proteins are encoded in a genomic region of Flammeovirga pectinis:
- a CDS encoding glutamate decarboxylase: protein MITKKKITDPNAKHNNIRSIRNKVSVPKYELPQSEMDANEAYNIIHNELMLDGNARLNLATFVTTWMEPEAEKLMAETFDKNMIDKDEYPQTAMLEERCINIISRLFNAPEEEDTTGSSAIGSSEAVMLAGMAFKRKWRDRQKAAGKSTENPNLVLGTNVQVVWEKFCRYWDVEPRFIPMKEGKYVITADEVVAAIDENTIGVVAILGTTFTGEFEPIESIHDAMVKNNAAKGFVTPLHIDAASGGFVAPFIHPDLKWDFRLPLVKSINVSGHKYGLVYPGVGWVVWRDKSELPEDLIFHVNYLGGDMPTFTLNFSRPGNQIVGQYYNFIRLGRDGYTQVMTELRDIAMRLSSGIEKLGHFELLSDGSSIPVFAFSVLPGANFTVYDMSSRLRERGWLVPAYTMPAEIEDKAVLRIVIREGFNSDMGEMLLEDIKNAADMFTSKGYREKRTSGSSFAH, encoded by the coding sequence ATGATTACTAAAAAGAAAATAACCGACCCGAACGCAAAACATAATAATATTCGCTCAATTAGAAATAAAGTGAGTGTTCCAAAATACGAGCTTCCTCAAAGTGAAATGGACGCCAATGAAGCGTATAATATTATACATAATGAATTAATGTTAGATGGTAATGCACGTTTAAATCTAGCGACTTTTGTTACCACTTGGATGGAGCCAGAAGCTGAGAAACTAATGGCAGAGACATTCGATAAAAATATGATAGATAAAGATGAATATCCTCAAACAGCAATGTTAGAAGAGAGGTGTATCAATATCATATCAAGATTATTTAATGCACCCGAAGAAGAAGATACAACAGGTTCTTCTGCTATAGGATCTAGTGAAGCTGTAATGCTAGCTGGTATGGCGTTTAAAAGAAAATGGAGAGATCGTCAAAAAGCTGCAGGGAAATCTACAGAAAATCCAAACTTAGTTCTTGGTACTAATGTTCAAGTTGTTTGGGAGAAATTCTGTAGATATTGGGATGTTGAACCAAGATTCATTCCAATGAAAGAAGGTAAATATGTAATTACTGCTGATGAAGTAGTAGCTGCAATTGACGAAAATACAATAGGAGTTGTCGCAATTTTAGGAACAACATTTACAGGCGAATTTGAACCTATTGAGTCGATCCATGACGCAATGGTTAAAAATAATGCAGCCAAAGGATTTGTAACTCCTTTACATATAGATGCAGCAAGTGGAGGTTTTGTAGCTCCATTTATACACCCTGATTTAAAATGGGATTTTAGATTACCATTAGTGAAATCGATCAATGTTTCTGGGCATAAATATGGTCTAGTTTACCCTGGTGTAGGTTGGGTTGTGTGGAGAGATAAATCTGAACTACCAGAAGATTTGATTTTTCATGTAAATTATTTAGGTGGTGATATGCCAACTTTTACATTGAATTTCTCTAGACCGGGTAATCAAATTGTTGGACAGTACTATAATTTTATACGTTTAGGCCGTGATGGATATACCCAAGTGATGACGGAATTACGTGATATTGCTATGCGATTATCTAGTGGAATAGAAAAACTTGGTCACTTTGAATTATTGAGTGATGGAAGTTCAATTCCCGTTTTTGCATTTAGCGTATTGCCTGGGGCTAATTTTACTGTGTATGATATGTCGAGTAGGCTAAGAGAAAGAGGTTGGTTAGTTCCTGCCTATACTATGCCTGCAGAAATTGAAGATAAAGCAGTACTTAGAATTGTAATAAGAGAGGGCTTTAATAGTGATATGGGAGAAATGCTCTTAGAAGATATTAAGAATGCTGCAGATATGTTTACGTCTAAAGGATATAGAGAAAAACGTACATCAGGTAGTAGCTTTGCGCACTAA
- a CDS encoding M23 family metallopeptidase, translating into MRLLSIILFVCISSLGFSQNHYDVEEDYLFPIQPGKRNYFAGSMGELRTTHFHGGLDIKTNGVEGLPVYAAASGYIIRLKVSTSGYGRCIYIMHPNGQTSVYAHLQKFKPTLEAYILGQQYENKSFEINLENLPKDQFKIEKGEVIAYSGNTGSSSAPHLHFEIRDIEERPLNPIDFGFSEVIDNLPPTVRSIRLKPLSINSRVQGEYKTINKTTVGKKGRYTINTPFYAEGQVGIEVDTYDRADGTYNKYGINTIKVYANDSLIYEHFIDRIPFDMSANINTFTDYHYFLDHRKRYQRLYFYNSNHLSIYPDSTLNGFLSVPEGKSKNILIELWDSFDNKSITTFKIIGKSISPLAKNATTNLQIDENILFVSLEGKSNEFADFKFLKYGIPLLDQQVKPAYRIGKHNIYLWDLRNGLPEVCTTTSDTLSTNLKHVIPSGVEFTYFDPIATFHFKEHTLFDTLYLQAEETPQLLHIENYYTPLHAPVYINYKVKDSKLISPHHFMYRRDKDGDLEFIGGTWEGNAISFKTKILGTFEVHQEVTPPIITPLKQWKSNQLRFTIEDDESGISKYSATLNGQFILLEYDAKKDFIQTRLLHKSDRLKGDFKMIIEDRAGNISEYSKVIR; encoded by the coding sequence ATGCGTTTACTAAGCATCATTTTATTTGTATGCATTTCTTCATTAGGGTTTTCACAAAATCATTACGATGTAGAAGAAGATTATTTGTTTCCTATCCAACCTGGTAAAAGAAATTATTTTGCAGGATCTATGGGAGAATTACGTACAACACATTTTCATGGAGGCTTAGATATTAAAACTAATGGTGTTGAAGGTTTACCTGTTTATGCTGCTGCTAGTGGTTATATTATCAGATTAAAAGTATCGACATCAGGTTATGGACGTTGTATTTACATTATGCACCCCAACGGACAGACGTCTGTTTATGCCCACTTACAAAAGTTTAAACCTACTTTAGAAGCATATATTCTTGGGCAGCAATATGAAAATAAATCTTTTGAAATTAATTTAGAAAACCTTCCCAAAGATCAGTTTAAAATTGAAAAAGGTGAGGTTATAGCTTACTCTGGCAATACGGGGTCTTCATCTGCTCCACATCTTCATTTTGAAATTAGAGATATAGAAGAACGACCTCTAAATCCTATTGATTTTGGCTTTTCAGAAGTTATAGATAACCTACCTCCTACTGTAAGAAGTATTCGTTTAAAACCTCTTTCTATAAATAGTAGAGTACAAGGAGAATATAAAACAATAAATAAAACCACAGTTGGTAAAAAAGGGAGATACACTATAAATACCCCATTTTATGCAGAAGGACAAGTAGGTATTGAAGTAGACACTTACGATAGAGCAGATGGGACATACAATAAGTATGGTATTAATACCATAAAAGTCTATGCAAATGATTCTCTTATCTACGAACATTTTATAGATAGAATACCTTTTGATATGTCTGCTAATATCAACACATTTACAGACTACCATTATTTTTTAGATCATAGAAAAAGGTATCAAAGGTTGTATTTTTACAATAGTAACCACCTTTCAATTTACCCTGATAGTACACTCAATGGGTTTTTATCTGTACCAGAAGGAAAGTCTAAAAATATTCTAATTGAATTGTGGGATAGTTTTGACAATAAATCAATTACTACATTCAAAATTATAGGGAAAAGCATCTCTCCTTTAGCAAAGAACGCTACTACTAATTTACAAATTGATGAAAATATTCTATTTGTTTCTCTAGAAGGAAAAAGTAATGAATTCGCTGACTTTAAATTCTTGAAATATGGAATTCCATTATTAGATCAACAAGTAAAACCTGCGTACAGAATAGGAAAACACAACATCTATTTATGGGATTTAAGAAATGGTTTACCAGAGGTTTGTACTACTACTTCAGATACTTTATCTACCAATCTTAAACATGTAATTCCATCGGGAGTAGAATTTACTTATTTCGATCCTATAGCAACTTTTCATTTTAAAGAACATACACTCTTTGATACATTGTACTTACAAGCTGAAGAGACCCCACAATTACTCCATATAGAAAATTACTACACTCCTTTACATGCTCCTGTTTACATCAATTATAAAGTAAAAGATAGTAAATTAATTTCTCCTCATCACTTTATGTATAGAAGAGATAAAGATGGAGATTTAGAATTTATAGGAGGAACATGGGAAGGCAATGCCATCAGCTTTAAAACAAAAATATTAGGTACTTTTGAAGTACATCAAGAAGTTACCCCACCTATTATAACACCATTAAAACAATGGAAATCTAATCAATTACGCTTTACTATTGAAGACGATGAATCTGGAATTTCAAAATACTCTGCAACATTAAATGGTCAATTTATATTATTGGAATATGATGCAAAAAAGGATTTTATTCAGACTCGATTACTGCATAAATCTGACCGCTTGAAGGGGGATTTTAAAATGATAATTGAAGACCGAGCTGGTAACATCAGTGAGTATTCTAAAGTTATAAGATAG
- a CDS encoding energy transducer TonB produces MVSILGDLGAGWVSFLFVVTFLALVQLFRFVINKTGVDIIAGKKKGQESSILVKKYNDVDVSKYSTLFSLIGLSFSLLFVLVALEFPTYEDQTLMDLGSIDFNEEEMVEVPITQQQPPPPPKVTAPVIVEVPDEEEIEDEIEIEIPEEFDEETVIEEAPEVEEEVEEAVDEIFEIVEDPAGFPGGMGKFYKWVGKNMKYPSQAKRMGVEGKVYVQFVVDKDGTLTDVKVVRGIGAGCDEAAIKVLQKAPKWKPGKQRGRPVKQRMVLPISFKLG; encoded by the coding sequence ATGGTAAGTATCTTAGGAGATTTAGGCGCAGGATGGGTATCATTCCTATTTGTAGTCACTTTCCTAGCATTGGTACAGCTTTTCCGTTTTGTGATAAACAAAACAGGAGTTGATATTATTGCTGGAAAGAAAAAAGGACAAGAATCTAGTATTCTTGTAAAAAAGTATAACGATGTAGACGTTTCAAAATATTCTACATTATTCAGTTTAATTGGACTTTCATTCTCATTGTTATTTGTATTAGTAGCATTAGAATTCCCTACTTATGAAGATCAAACATTAATGGACTTAGGTTCAATTGATTTTAATGAAGAGGAAATGGTTGAAGTTCCAATCACTCAACAACAACCACCTCCCCCTCCAAAAGTAACTGCTCCAGTTATTGTAGAGGTTCCGGATGAAGAAGAAATCGAAGATGAGATCGAAATCGAAATTCCTGAGGAATTTGATGAAGAAACTGTAATCGAAGAAGCTCCTGAAGTTGAAGAGGAAGTTGAAGAAGCTGTCGATGAAATTTTCGAGATAGTGGAAGATCCTGCAGGTTTCCCAGGTGGTATGGGTAAATTCTACAAGTGGGTAGGTAAAAACATGAAATATCCATCACAAGCAAAACGTATGGGTGTTGAAGGTAAAGTATACGTTCAATTCGTTGTAGACAAAGACGGTACACTTACAGACGTAAAAGTTGTTCGTGGTATTGGTGCTGGTTGTGACGAAGCTGCGATCAAAGTTTTACAGAAAGCTCCTAAATGGAAGCCTGGTAAACAACGTGGTCGTCCAGTAAAACAAAGAATGGTATTACCAATTTCATTCAAATTGGGTTAA